A single window of Mycobacterium sp. ITM-2016-00318 DNA harbors:
- a CDS encoding phosphatase PAP2 family protein, producing the protein MRSEGVGGLIRDIRWLVVPAVGLVVLMVAVGYLVTRVLPSTTVGKWDAGVPARLVEYRQLDEVSESQIITTLSATPTIVVLTVLAAGVFRLLFGRCRESLVVIYAVVGETATFLATTLFIDRPRPAVPHLDEAPPTSSFPSGHTAAAICFYGSVAAIVIWHSRRRWLTVVAVIACAAVPLTIAASRVYRGMHYPTDVLAGMLLGAIWLSVVIVYVRSHDAGDRRHAVVDADKRLVSG; encoded by the coding sequence ATGCGCTCGGAAGGTGTCGGGGGCCTGATACGAGACATCCGGTGGCTGGTGGTGCCGGCTGTCGGGCTCGTCGTACTGATGGTTGCGGTGGGCTACCTCGTCACCCGCGTGTTGCCCTCCACCACGGTGGGCAAGTGGGATGCAGGCGTTCCGGCACGGCTGGTGGAATACCGGCAACTGGACGAAGTCTCGGAAAGCCAGATCATCACCACGTTGTCGGCGACGCCGACGATCGTTGTGCTCACTGTGCTCGCAGCCGGGGTGTTCCGGTTGTTGTTCGGGCGATGTCGCGAGTCGCTGGTCGTGATCTACGCGGTGGTCGGGGAGACAGCGACATTCCTGGCGACGACCTTGTTCATCGACCGACCGCGACCGGCTGTGCCGCACCTGGACGAGGCGCCGCCGACGTCATCGTTCCCTTCGGGACACACCGCCGCCGCGATCTGCTTCTACGGATCGGTCGCGGCGATCGTCATCTGGCACAGCCGACGACGGTGGCTCACAGTCGTCGCCGTGATCGCCTGCGCGGCAGTGCCGTTGACCATCGCGGCGAGCCGCGTGTACCGCGGCATGCACTATCCGACCGACGTGTTGGCGGGCATGCTACTCGGCGCGATCTGGTTGAGCGTCGTCATCGTCTACGTGCGCAGCCATGACGCCGGTGACCGTCGGCACGCGGTCGTCGACGCCGACAAGAGACTGGTGAGTGGCTGA
- a CDS encoding YihY/virulence factor BrkB family protein: MGSATRVPETISISGDELSADDAVTALRKYGRWNLVKNSFIRFRYADGFSHARALALQLCLSFIPLTIALVGLASAVHQDKLGQVIIQTVAGVLPGRDQSDMVEQAAERTRDQGVTGGQFALWLGLLAAVVALTTAMGQIERGANRIYGIERDRPALRKYSRALVMAMTAGLLMQLGFVVIIAGDALGEALAAAYGWGDTVSTLWTIGSWPLGVILAWASFTVVLERAPRRRQPGHSWLAFGAGVSLALWLLLTGLLALYVVSSGSFGETYGPLTGIFALLLWANLSSVAIFLGVAFGAQLEAVRAGSPEPAHGDPLAAEPKDFATAA, encoded by the coding sequence ATGGGCAGCGCTACTCGAGTGCCGGAGACCATCAGCATCTCGGGCGACGAACTCTCCGCCGACGACGCGGTGACCGCGCTGCGGAAGTACGGGCGCTGGAACCTGGTCAAGAACTCGTTCATCCGCTTTCGATATGCAGACGGCTTCTCCCACGCGCGGGCGCTTGCACTACAGCTGTGCCTGTCATTCATTCCGTTGACCATCGCGCTGGTCGGCCTGGCGAGCGCGGTGCACCAGGACAAGCTCGGGCAGGTGATCATCCAGACGGTCGCAGGAGTGCTGCCCGGCAGGGATCAGAGCGACATGGTGGAGCAGGCCGCGGAGCGGACCAGGGATCAGGGTGTGACGGGCGGGCAGTTCGCGTTGTGGCTTGGACTGCTCGCCGCAGTCGTCGCGCTGACCACGGCGATGGGTCAGATCGAGCGCGGCGCCAACCGCATCTACGGCATCGAACGTGACAGGCCGGCACTGCGCAAGTACAGCCGGGCGCTGGTGATGGCGATGACAGCGGGACTGCTGATGCAGCTCGGCTTCGTCGTCATCATCGCCGGCGACGCGCTCGGCGAGGCGCTCGCGGCGGCCTACGGCTGGGGCGACACGGTCAGCACGCTGTGGACGATCGGCAGTTGGCCGCTCGGGGTCATCCTGGCGTGGGCCTCGTTCACCGTGGTTCTCGAGCGCGCGCCGCGCCGCAGGCAGCCGGGGCACTCGTGGTTGGCGTTCGGGGCAGGGGTGTCGTTGGCGTTGTGGCTCCTGCTGACGGGGCTGCTCGCGCTCTACGTGGTCAGCAGTGGCTCGTTCGGTGAGACCTACGGACCGCTGACCGGCATCTTCGCCTTGCTGTTATGGGCCAACTTGTCCTCGGTCGCAATCTTTCTCGGTGTCGCGTTCGGGGCGCAGTTGGAGGCGGTCCGGGCTGGCTCACCCGAGCCGGCCCACGGCGATCCGCTGGCTGCGGAACCGAAGGACTTCGCCACGGCGGCGTGA
- a CDS encoding Ig-like domain-containing protein, with product MPTHIGVLLPWSRRVRATAAAAAAAAVVLLAGDVADTTPRCSTQCQVASAAQTVAAPEPKPPQPAAIGVFPRSQAADVDPAAPVSVAAFSGKIDNVEMVNDWGETVPGALTPGRTGWHPTEQLKYGRTYTMTIAARGPGGMPTRQTSSFTTLSPESLTNVNLNTLAGFSLVDGNTYGVGTIIEAYFDDPITDKVAAEKRLHVTSSVPVNGSWNWISDYEAHWRPEKYWPANVSVDVTADIYGANLGDGMYGEESKRVSFKIGNAHVAVADDKTKQVSVFDNGKLVRTMPTSMGKGGTQVVGGRELHFWTPPGTYAVMDKANPVVMDSTTYGLTGGAGYRTTVNYATRISMDGIYLHQLNETIWAQGNTNVSHGCLNLSGENARWFFDFAQPGDIVEVRNTGGPPLTLDQGGDWSVPWDEWRKGSALNA from the coding sequence ATGCCGACCCACATTGGAGTGCTTTTGCCTTGGTCTCGTCGCGTCCGCGCTACCGCCGCAGCAGCTGCCGCCGCGGCGGTGGTGTTGCTTGCCGGAGACGTCGCCGACACCACCCCTCGTTGTTCGACGCAATGCCAAGTCGCCAGCGCGGCGCAGACCGTCGCCGCGCCTGAACCCAAACCTCCGCAGCCCGCCGCGATCGGCGTCTTCCCCAGGTCGCAGGCCGCCGATGTCGATCCCGCCGCGCCGGTGTCCGTTGCCGCGTTCAGCGGAAAGATCGACAACGTCGAGATGGTCAACGACTGGGGCGAGACCGTTCCCGGCGCGCTGACTCCCGGGAGGACCGGCTGGCATCCCACCGAACAGTTGAAGTACGGCCGCACCTACACCATGACCATCGCCGCCCGCGGTCCCGGCGGCATGCCGACGCGTCAGACATCGAGCTTCACCACCCTGTCGCCCGAGAGCCTGACCAACGTCAACCTCAACACCCTCGCCGGTTTCTCGCTCGTCGACGGCAACACCTACGGCGTCGGCACCATCATCGAGGCCTACTTCGACGATCCCATCACCGACAAGGTCGCCGCCGAGAAGCGCCTGCACGTCACGTCCAGCGTGCCCGTCAACGGCTCCTGGAACTGGATCAGCGACTACGAGGCTCACTGGCGACCCGAGAAGTACTGGCCGGCAAACGTTTCCGTAGACGTCACCGCCGATATCTACGGCGCAAACCTCGGCGACGGCATGTACGGCGAAGAGAGCAAGCGCGTCTCCTTCAAGATCGGCAACGCACACGTCGCAGTCGCCGACGACAAGACCAAACAGGTCAGCGTGTTCGACAACGGCAAGCTTGTCCGCACCATGCCGACCTCGATGGGCAAGGGCGGCACGCAGGTTGTCGGCGGCAGGGAATTGCACTTCTGGACGCCGCCGGGCACCTACGCCGTGATGGACAAGGCCAACCCGGTCGTCATGGACTCAACGACCTACGGCTTGACCGGCGGAGCCGGCTACCGGACGACCGTCAACTACGCCACCCGCATCAGCATGGACGGCATCTATCTGCACCAGCTGAACGAAACCATATGGGCACAGGGCAACACCAACGTTTCCCACGGCTGCCTGAATCTCAGCGGCGAAAACGCCCGATGGTTCTTCGATTTCGCACAGCCCGGCGACATCGTCGAGGTGCGTAACACCGGCGGTCCGCCGCTCACCCTCGACCAGGGCGGCGACTGGTCCGTGCCGTGGGACGAGTGGCGCAAGGGCAGCGCCCTCAACGCCTGA
- a CDS encoding diacylglycerol kinase family protein, which yields MRAAMIVNPAKSDVAEIRTRIDETFSAAGWSESLWLETTPEDPGRAMAEAAVAAGVQLVGICGGDGTVMACLSALADSTLPVAIIPVGSGNLLARNLGIPLEVDDALASALHGEDRRIDLGRLGDGQPFAVMAGMGFDAAMMADTTERMKRFAGWPAYVASGLRHLRDPAMRVELSIDGGPPLRRYARTVLVANVGELEGGLELLPDAAADDGMLDVVVVAPRTLRDWIRVAYRIARHRKHDRHLERFEGRTISIQADRDVPRQADGEVIAKGRRIDARVEPGALVLRVPQSTSAAA from the coding sequence ATGCGCGCGGCGATGATCGTCAACCCGGCCAAATCGGACGTCGCGGAGATACGTACTCGAATCGACGAGACGTTCAGCGCTGCGGGATGGTCGGAGTCCTTGTGGCTGGAGACGACTCCCGAGGATCCGGGCCGCGCGATGGCAGAGGCGGCCGTCGCCGCTGGCGTCCAGCTCGTCGGGATCTGCGGCGGCGACGGCACCGTCATGGCGTGTTTGAGTGCACTCGCCGACAGCACCCTTCCGGTCGCGATCATTCCCGTCGGTAGCGGCAACCTGCTCGCCCGCAATCTCGGCATCCCACTGGAGGTCGACGACGCGTTGGCCTCGGCGCTGCACGGGGAAGATCGCCGGATCGATCTGGGCCGTCTCGGCGACGGCCAACCGTTCGCGGTGATGGCCGGGATGGGTTTCGACGCCGCGATGATGGCGGACACCACAGAACGCATGAAGCGCTTCGCGGGCTGGCCCGCCTACGTGGCCAGCGGGCTTCGGCACCTGCGGGATCCGGCGATGCGGGTGGAGTTGTCCATCGACGGTGGGCCGCCGCTGCGGCGGTACGCGCGAACGGTGTTGGTCGCAAACGTCGGCGAGCTCGAGGGCGGTCTCGAGCTGCTGCCCGACGCGGCGGCCGACGACGGCATGCTCGACGTGGTCGTCGTCGCGCCACGAACGCTTCGTGACTGGATTCGGGTGGCATACCGGATCGCTCGCCACCGCAAACATGACCGGCACCTGGAACGCTTTGAGGGACGGACGATCTCGATCCAGGCTGACCGGGACGTGCCACGTCAAGCCGACGGAGAGGTCATCGCCAAAGGGCGCCGCATCGACGCCCGCGTCGAACCGGGCGCTCTCGTCCTGCGTGTGCCGCAGTCGACGTCGGCGGCCGCATAA
- a CDS encoding FAD-dependent oxidoreductase, whose product MSEKTTCAVVGGGPAGLFLGLMLARAGVEVTVLEKHADFLRDFRGDTVHPVTMRLLDELGLFARFDELPQSRVERGQFSVDGRTYTLVDFRRLRQPHPYVAMVPQWDLLDLIAETASAEPTFTLRMNTEATGLMRNGDAVAGLRYTGPDGPGELRANLVVGCDGRTSVVRRDAGLPIRTYPVPFDVMWFRLPREQDGQYSLIPRTEPGRALIMIPREGYFQVAYLIPKGSHAQLRARGLHAFHNELAELIPETSPAAITSWDDVKVLDVRLDRLSRWHDDGVLCIGDAAHAMSPVGGVGINLAIADAVAAAQHLAEPLRTGRLTDKDLAAVRRRRIVPTIATQTLQRVLHRQVLAPVLKGGQATPPAALLRVIERAPQLTAIPAYLVGVGLFPQHAPGFARR is encoded by the coding sequence GTGAGCGAGAAGACGACGTGTGCCGTTGTGGGCGGCGGCCCCGCCGGGTTGTTCCTCGGGCTGATGCTGGCCCGTGCCGGCGTCGAGGTCACGGTGTTGGAGAAGCATGCCGACTTCCTCCGCGATTTCCGCGGCGACACGGTGCACCCGGTGACGATGCGGCTGCTCGACGAGCTCGGCCTGTTCGCGCGGTTCGACGAACTCCCGCAGAGTCGCGTCGAGCGGGGCCAATTCTCCGTCGACGGCCGCACATACACGCTCGTCGACTTTCGTCGGCTGAGACAGCCCCACCCTTATGTCGCCATGGTGCCGCAATGGGATCTTCTCGATCTGATCGCCGAGACGGCCAGCGCGGAGCCCACTTTCACGCTGCGGATGAACACCGAAGCGACCGGGCTGATGCGGAATGGCGACGCCGTCGCAGGTCTGCGTTACACCGGCCCGGACGGACCGGGCGAGTTACGCGCGAACCTCGTTGTGGGCTGCGACGGCCGCACGTCGGTGGTGCGTCGTGACGCTGGGCTACCGATCCGCACATACCCGGTGCCGTTCGACGTGATGTGGTTCCGGCTGCCGCGGGAGCAGGACGGTCAGTACTCACTGATCCCGCGCACCGAACCCGGGCGCGCGCTGATCATGATTCCCCGCGAAGGCTACTTCCAGGTCGCCTACCTCATTCCCAAGGGCAGTCATGCGCAGCTGCGGGCACGGGGACTCCATGCGTTCCACAACGAGCTCGCCGAGTTGATTCCGGAGACGTCGCCCGCGGCGATCACGTCATGGGACGACGTGAAGGTCCTCGACGTGCGACTGGACCGCTTGAGTCGCTGGCACGACGACGGGGTGCTGTGCATCGGGGATGCCGCCCATGCGATGTCGCCGGTCGGCGGTGTGGGGATCAACCTGGCGATCGCAGACGCGGTGGCCGCCGCGCAGCACTTGGCGGAGCCGCTTCGGACCGGCCGGCTCACCGACAAGGATCTTGCCGCTGTCCGTCGACGCCGCATCGTGCCGACCATCGCGACCCAGACGTTGCAGCGAGTGCTGCACCGTCAGGTACTCGCTCCGGTGCTCAAGGGCGGTCAGGCGACTCCTCCGGCGGCGCTGCTGAGGGTGATCGAGCGGGCGCCGCAGCTGACGGCGATCCCGGCCTACCTCGTCGGCGTCGGGCTATTTCCGCAGCACGCTCCCGGCTTCGCTCGTCGCTAG
- a CDS encoding DUF3060 domain-containing protein: MNPEDDPEARIRALEQPLSDQARSSELGGGQAGGDTAYLPPPTSAYTPPDYSTPAYETQQYGAQPFATQPYGRQQYGAQPYGTSQWGAQPYGAPPQRVSGGIPWLVFGLIAVVFIAVAAGVIIFMTRTTSVTTPGDSSVSSGGGSVDIDIPSAPPMPPIEIPGMPDIPAPPGAPNADPNVITGAPGQTVTISGIDENKTVACNDAAVTISGIRNTVTITGHCAEVSVSGIENKITVDAADKIGASGFDNVVSYISGTPQIDAVGSNTVQQG; the protein is encoded by the coding sequence GTGAATCCCGAGGACGACCCCGAAGCCAGGATCAGGGCCCTTGAGCAACCCCTTTCGGATCAGGCGCGGTCCAGCGAACTCGGCGGCGGGCAAGCCGGTGGCGACACCGCGTATCTGCCGCCACCGACGTCGGCCTACACCCCGCCGGACTACAGCACCCCCGCGTACGAGACCCAGCAGTACGGCGCCCAACCATTCGCCACGCAGCCCTATGGCAGGCAGCAGTACGGCGCACAGCCGTACGGGACTTCGCAATGGGGTGCCCAGCCCTACGGCGCGCCGCCGCAAAGGGTTTCCGGCGGCATCCCCTGGTTGGTGTTCGGTCTGATCGCAGTCGTCTTCATCGCCGTCGCCGCGGGCGTCATCATCTTCATGACGAGAACGACAAGCGTTACCACACCGGGTGATTCGAGTGTGTCGAGCGGCGGCGGGTCCGTCGACATCGACATCCCCTCGGCTCCGCCGATGCCCCCGATCGAGATCCCCGGCATGCCCGACATTCCTGCTCCGCCCGGCGCGCCGAACGCCGACCCGAACGTGATCACCGGCGCGCCGGGGCAAACGGTCACCATCTCGGGCATCGACGAGAACAAGACGGTCGCCTGTAATGACGCCGCCGTGACGATCAGCGGCATCCGCAACACGGTGACGATCACCGGTCACTGCGCGGAGGTGTCGGTATCCGGTATCGAGAACAAGATCACCGTCGATGCCGCGGACAAGATCGGCGCCTCCGGTTTCGACAACGTCGTCAGCTACATCTCGGGGACCCCGCAGATCGACGCCGTCGGCTCCAATACGGTGCAGCAGGGCTGA
- a CDS encoding phosphatase PAP2 family protein has protein sequence MSAADERFGARLGAGLIGTLFAAAGFALLLLLVRAGWPPLRSLDTGTAQAFRRIDDAHPELVRTAEIISRVFDPNVFRVALAVVALVYLVRGERRHATWLLVTVFGGAGLGFVLKLIVGRARPVLPDPVSAAPGLSFPSGHALGASIGCCLLVLLGLRFLSRRGRIAAVAAAALVVAVVALARVVLGVHFLSDVVAGVMLGVCWVAVTTSAYVAWRRETGQPVEHSDEVGVAEHPVR, from the coding sequence ATGTCCGCCGCCGACGAGCGTTTCGGCGCGCGGCTCGGCGCGGGTCTGATCGGGACGCTGTTCGCTGCAGCGGGATTCGCGCTGCTGCTCCTGCTGGTGCGTGCCGGGTGGCCGCCGCTGCGCAGCCTCGACACGGGCACCGCACAGGCCTTCCGCCGGATCGACGACGCCCATCCCGAACTCGTGCGCACCGCAGAGATCATCAGCCGTGTGTTCGACCCGAACGTGTTTCGGGTGGCGCTGGCAGTCGTTGCGCTGGTGTACCTGGTGCGCGGTGAACGACGGCATGCGACATGGCTTCTCGTCACCGTGTTCGGTGGCGCGGGGCTCGGGTTCGTTCTCAAACTGATCGTCGGGCGGGCGCGGCCCGTCCTTCCCGATCCGGTCTCGGCGGCGCCGGGATTGTCCTTCCCCTCGGGCCATGCGCTCGGCGCGTCCATCGGCTGCTGCCTTCTCGTCCTGCTCGGGCTGCGATTCCTGTCCCGGCGGGGCCGTATCGCCGCGGTCGCCGCTGCGGCTCTTGTCGTGGCCGTCGTCGCACTGGCGCGGGTGGTGCTCGGCGTTCACTTCCTCAGCGATGTGGTAGCGGGCGTCATGCTCGGCGTCTGCTGGGTGGCCGTGACGACGTCGGCGTACGTGGCGTGGCGACGCGAGACCGGGCAGCCGGTCGAGCATTCCGATGAGGTGGGCGTCGCCGAGCATCCGGTGCGCTGA
- a CDS encoding serine/threonine-protein kinase, with amino-acid sequence MEGTPEQGTPFGRYRLIELLGRGGMGEVWKAHDSAIDRVVALKMLLPHYAKDPDFEQRFRREARAAARLDDPHVVPIFDVGEIDDRLYVTMRLINGVDLQTLIDDGPLEPRRAVAIVDQIASALHNAHQVGLVHRDVKPSNILVDKNDYAYLIDFGIARAATDTRLTSASSAIGTWAYMAPERFNSDEVHPSSDVYALACVLYQCLTGQQPFPGTTLEQVAVGHMVTPPPRPSERAAMPRELDRVIATGLAKQPAERYPTTVDMAQAAKEAVTGSASSSAWSAPATSAGGSPSALSWPEQPFTQVGYTPAPYPASAPTQFSGPHQVQQPAPSPPAPKKARNHGLLVGALVFIATLVIVGGVIGVVELTGDDDKGSTKPSTAAANTTDFNGTYRADYGPGTDLDGKPVPNAPATTSNWEVRSECGPSGCVATAASASGNSLLSNMTYDQIGGKWIAVGLASSDCGGEAPSEIWVVFTLEPQPDGTLAGDSIRASTDSLCAAKRTLKFTRTGDADPNKVPDPAVLPPRAISPADDLHGSYRQTTSFTNGDTLPGQVLSADTYCLRTGDKCMSLFHAGGSAVTLVYADEKWSRNEQGNATCPDGGTAKVTITAEYPMPGTLDDPISVLMGRGTQTIAPGSACTGGGDFEDRFERTGD; translated from the coding sequence GTGGAAGGCACACCGGAACAGGGCACGCCGTTCGGTCGGTACCGGCTGATCGAACTGTTGGGCCGTGGCGGCATGGGTGAGGTGTGGAAGGCGCACGACAGCGCGATCGACCGCGTCGTCGCGCTCAAGATGCTGCTCCCCCACTACGCCAAGGACCCCGACTTCGAGCAGCGGTTCCGCCGTGAGGCGCGCGCCGCCGCACGACTGGACGATCCGCACGTTGTGCCGATCTTCGACGTCGGCGAGATCGACGACCGTCTGTATGTGACCATGCGCCTGATCAACGGCGTCGACCTGCAGACGTTGATCGACGACGGACCGCTTGAGCCGAGGCGCGCGGTGGCGATCGTCGACCAGATCGCATCGGCGCTGCACAACGCGCACCAGGTCGGGCTGGTGCACCGCGACGTCAAGCCGTCGAACATCCTGGTCGACAAGAACGACTATGCGTATCTGATCGATTTCGGCATCGCGCGCGCCGCGACCGACACCCGGCTGACGTCGGCCAGCTCGGCGATCGGCACGTGGGCCTACATGGCGCCCGAACGGTTCAATTCCGATGAGGTGCATCCGAGTTCGGACGTCTACGCGCTGGCGTGCGTGCTCTACCAGTGTCTGACCGGCCAGCAGCCGTTCCCTGGCACCACGCTGGAGCAGGTCGCCGTCGGGCACATGGTGACGCCGCCGCCGCGGCCGTCCGAACGCGCTGCGATGCCGCGGGAACTCGATCGGGTGATCGCCACCGGCCTGGCCAAGCAGCCCGCCGAGCGCTACCCGACGACGGTCGACATGGCCCAAGCGGCAAAGGAAGCCGTCACCGGATCGGCGTCGTCGAGCGCATGGTCGGCACCGGCCACCTCTGCGGGCGGAAGCCCTTCCGCGCTGAGCTGGCCGGAGCAGCCGTTCACCCAGGTCGGTTACACGCCTGCACCGTACCCGGCGTCGGCGCCCACACAGTTCAGCGGACCGCATCAGGTGCAGCAGCCTGCACCGTCGCCGCCCGCGCCGAAGAAGGCCCGCAACCACGGCCTGCTCGTCGGCGCGCTGGTGTTCATCGCGACACTGGTGATCGTCGGCGGCGTCATCGGGGTCGTCGAGCTGACCGGTGACGACGACAAGGGCTCCACCAAGCCGTCGACGGCAGCCGCCAACACCACAGACTTCAACGGCACCTACCGCGCCGACTACGGGCCGGGAACCGACCTGGACGGCAAGCCGGTGCCGAATGCGCCTGCCACAACGAGCAATTGGGAGGTCCGTTCGGAGTGCGGCCCGAGCGGGTGCGTCGCGACCGCGGCGAGCGCCAGCGGGAACTCCCTGCTGTCGAACATGACCTACGACCAGATCGGCGGCAAATGGATCGCCGTCGGCCTGGCGTCATCGGACTGCGGCGGCGAGGCGCCGTCCGAGATCTGGGTCGTCTTCACCTTGGAGCCGCAGCCCGACGGCACCCTGGCCGGCGACAGCATCCGAGCCTCCACCGACAGCCTGTGCGCGGCCAAGCGAACGCTGAAATTCACGCGGACCGGCGACGCCGATCCCAACAAGGTTCCCGATCCGGCGGTGTTGCCGCCGCGCGCGATCTCGCCGGCCGACGACTTGCACGGAAGCTACCGGCAGACAACCAGTTTCACGAACGGTGACACCCTGCCCGGCCAGGTGCTCAGCGCAGACACCTACTGTCTGCGCACTGGCGACAAGTGCATGAGCCTGTTCCACGCAGGCGGTTCGGCGGTCACCCTGGTGTACGCGGACGAGAAGTGGAGCCGAAACGAACAGGGCAATGCGACGTGCCCGGACGGCGGCACCGCGAAGGTGACGATCACCGCCGAGTATCCGATGCCTGGGACGCTCGACGATCCGATCTCGGTGCTGATGGGGCGCGGCACTCAGACGATCGCGCCGGGAAGCGCATGCACGGGTGGCGGCGATTTCGAGGACAGGTTCGAACGCACCGGCGACTGA